GGATGTCCGCGCCGGTGCGGACCTCGTAGGACCACTTCGTAAACGGCGAGGCCACCCGCGCCAGGTCGCTCCAGAGGCTCGGCTCCTGCAGGATCATCCGCCGGTCCACCTGTCCGGCGGTGACGACGATCGGCGCCTTCGCCCGGTACGCGTTGAAGATGTTGGCGAGCCCGTTCGCCAGGCCGGGGGTGATGTGCAGGTTGACGAAGGCGGGTTCACCCGTCGCCATCGCGTAGCCGTAGGCCATTCCAACGGGGATCGCGTCCTGAAGCGACAGGACGTAGCCGACGTCCGGATAGTCCGCGAACATCTCCATGAAACTCAGTTCGGTCGTGCCCGGGTTCCCGAAGACGTGCCGGACGCCCCGCTGGCGGAGCATCTCGAACAGTGCGGTCTTCGCGAGCATCAGCGGCGGTCGCCTTGAGGCTCGCTCCGCGGCCGCCGGTACAGCGCCTCGAGACCTTCCCGCGTGAACCCCCGAGAACGACAGTACTCGATGATCTCCCGCTCGCGCCGCTCGACCTGCGCGACACCGTCCGCCACGTTGGTGGCGATCTCCGGCGGGATCAAGAGCACCCCGTGCTGGTCGGCGTGCAGGAGATCGCCCGGGCGCACCGACAGTCCGCCGACCTCGACCGGCTTCCCGAAGTCCACGAGGTGTACGTATGCGTGGGAGACCGCCACGCTTCCGGCGAAGAAATGGAAGCCGAGGGCACGCACCTCGTCCAGGTCCCGCACGCTGCCGTCGGTCACGGTGCCGACGCAGCCCAGCGCCAAGTGGATGTTACTCTGCACCTCGCCCCAGTACGCGCCGATACCGGCCGGGACGTCCAGGTCGTGCAGCACGATGATCCGCGGCGCGGGGATCTGTTCGATCGCACGCCACATCGCGAAGCGGTGCTCGTCGGCGTCCTTGGGAGGGCGCTCCGCAGCGCGGCACGTTGCGGTGAACGCGTACCCGACCATCGCGCCGAGGTCGGGGAAGATGCAGCGGATCTGGCTGGACATGAACCCGGCCGTGCGCGGCCTGACGTTGAACACCTCCACGCCGTTCGACAAGGCGGGGGTGGGGATCGTCCGAAGCCGCGCGAGCAGGTCGGGAGATAACGGGGTGGCCATTGCGACCCTCCGGTGATCGTGTTGTGCGATCCTGGCGACACATTCTCGCGCCGACGAGAGGACACCTCTCGCGGGCCCGTCGCGCGCCGGCGCCGACGTTCGCGGCACCGCCCGGCGTCGCGAAGCCTGCGCACGTCTCCCAGGAGCGCTTCGCGTGGACCGGTGATCGGGAGCCGCGGTGATGGCTCAGTGGCAACGCAACCTCTACACGCTGTGGGCGGCCCAGTTTCTCGCCATGGTCGGGTTGTCGCTCATCGTGCCGTTTATGCCGCTCTACATCGGCACGCTCGGGGTGGCGCCGCTCGAGGCCGTGGAGCGGTGGAGCGGCATCCTGTTCGCGGCGCCGTTCTTCGCGCAGGCCCTCGCGGCCCCGCTCTGGGGCATGCTCGGCGACCGCTACGGCCGCAAGATCATGGTCATCCGCGCCCTGGGCGGCATCGGGTTCACGAACCTCCTCGCCGCGTTCGTGCTCAACGTGTGGCAGCTGCTGGCGCTCCGGGCGCTGCAGGGCGGTGTGAGCGGTTTCGTCGCCGCAACGAACGCCCTCGTCTCCTCGGCGATGCCGCGGGACCGCCTCGGCGCGGCGATGGGCTTGCTGCAGACGTCGATGACTGCGGGGAGCGTCATCGGCCCGTTGATCGGGGGTGGGTTGGCCGACCTGCTGGGCTATCGCCATGTGTTCGTCGTGAATGGGCTGCTGTGCTGGGTCGCGGCGGCGGTGGTCCTGCGCGGTGTCCGCGAGCCCGCCGTGGCACGCGTCCAGGTTGCGCGGCCGGGCGTGCGTGAGAACTTCGCCTACTTCTTCGGGTCGCCCGCGCTTCGGACGACCGGCCTCCTGCTGTGCGCGAGCCAGATGGCGGTGATGGTGGTGGAGCCGATCTTTCCGATCTACGTGCAGACGCTGGGCGTGCCGACGGCGCGTGTCGCGACCGTCGCCGGCGTGCTGTTCTCCGTGACGGGGATCACCGCCATCCTGGGCGCGCCCGTGTGGGGGCGGGCGTCCGATCGGTCGGGCGAGGCGCGCGTGCTCGTGATCGTGCTCTGGGGGGCGTGCTTCGCGTACGCCCTGCAAGCAGGCGTGCACTCGCCGTACACGCTCTTGGTATTTCGGGCACTGCTCGGGTTCTTCGTGGCGGGCGTGCTGCCGCCGCTGTTCGCGATCGTCGCCCGGGTCACGCCGGCCGAGCGCCTCGGGGCGATCATGGGGTTGACAAGCAGCACCATCATGGTGGGGAACCTGATCGGGCCCATCGTGGGCGGTCTGTGCGCCGCCGCGTTCGGGATCCGGCCGGTGTTCGGGATGGCGGCAGCGATCCTGGCGATCTGCGCGGCCGGGACGCGCGGGCTTGGGCGAGCGAGGCAGGAGCCCGACGGCCCGTAGGCATATTGTGAGTCCTGGAGGGAACGCGTGACCGGAGGCTTTGTCGGCTTTGCGATGCGCCGGATCGTGGCGGCGATCCCGACGTTGTTCGGGGTCACGCTGATTGTGTTCTTCATGATTCGGATGCTGCCCGGTGACCCCGCGCGCCTCCTCGCCGGACTGAACGCCACCGAGGACGAGGTCAACCACATCCGGGTCCAGCTCGGGCTGACGCAGCCGCTGCCGGTGCAGTATGAGATCTTCATGGAGAACCTGGTGCGCGGCAATCTCGGCAACTCCGTGGTCACGCAGGCGCCGGTCTCGTACGAGATCGCGACGCGGTTGCCGGCGACCGCGTTGCTCGCCGCGACGGCCACGCTGATCGCGGTGGTCTTCGGCATCGTGTCCGGGATCGTCGTCAGCACGCGGCAGTACACGTCCACGGACTACCTGGTGACGGTGCTCGCGCTGGCCGGCATCAGCATCCCGGTGTTCTGGGGCGGGCTGATGCTGATGGTCGTGTTCGCGGTGTGGCTGCACCTGCTGCCCGCGGGCGGCGACGCCGCGGCGACCAGCCTCGTGCTGCCGTCGATCGCGCTCTCGGCCTTTGCGTTGGCCACGATCGAGCGGCAGACGCGGAGCAGCATGCTCGAGACGCTGCATCAGGAC
The genomic region above belongs to bacterium and contains:
- a CDS encoding RraA family protein; translation: MATPLSPDLLARLRTIPTPALSNGVEVFNVRPRTAGFMSSQIRCIFPDLGAMVGYAFTATCRAAERPPKDADEHRFAMWRAIEQIPAPRIIVLHDLDVPAGIGAYWGEVQSNIHLALGCVGTVTDGSVRDLDEVRALGFHFFAGSVAVSHAYVHLVDFGKPVEVGGLSVRPGDLLHADQHGVLLIPPEIATNVADGVAQVERREREIIEYCRSRGFTREGLEALYRRPRSEPQGDRR
- a CDS encoding MFS transporter, with translation MAQWQRNLYTLWAAQFLAMVGLSLIVPFMPLYIGTLGVAPLEAVERWSGILFAAPFFAQALAAPLWGMLGDRYGRKIMVIRALGGIGFTNLLAAFVLNVWQLLALRALQGGVSGFVAATNALVSSAMPRDRLGAAMGLLQTSMTAGSVIGPLIGGGLADLLGYRHVFVVNGLLCWVAAAVVLRGVREPAVARVQVARPGVRENFAYFFGSPALRTTGLLLCASQMAVMVVEPIFPIYVQTLGVPTARVATVAGVLFSVTGITAILGAPVWGRASDRSGEARVLVIVLWGACFAYALQAGVHSPYTLLVFRALLGFFVAGVLPPLFAIVARVTPAERLGAIMGLTSSTIMVGNLIGPIVGGLCAAAFGIRPVFGMAAAILAICAAGTRGLGRARQEPDGP
- a CDS encoding ABC transporter permease, with translation MTGGFVGFAMRRIVAAIPTLFGVTLIVFFMIRMLPGDPARLLAGLNATEDEVNHIRVQLGLTQPLPVQYEIFMENLVRGNLGNSVVTQAPVSYEIATRLPATALLAATATLIAVVFGIVSGIVVSTRQYTSTDYLVTVLALAGISIPVFWGGLMLMVVFAVWLHLLPAGGDAAATSLVLPSIALSAFALATIERQTRSSMLETLHQDYVRTARAKGLGERVVVYRHALRNSLIPVITVTGLQAATLLGGAIVTERTFSWPGIGTLLVNAIQARDYPIIQGVVLLFAVTFLVVNLAVDILYGYIDPRIRYS